AATTCCCGATTATTTTGGTTGGTGTTGAATTTTGGTCTGGGTTAATTGACTGGGTGAAAACAGTTTTAGTTGAAAAAATGAAAACGGTAAGTCCGGAAGACTTGAATTTATTTAAAATCGTAGATACTGAAGACGAAGTTGTTGATGATCTGGATAAATTCTACAAGAAATACGATTTAAGTCCGAATTTCTAAAATAAAGTTTTAAATCACAGTAAGTTAAATAAATTCTGCAAGATTAAGTATTCTTAAAAAAATCTACACTTATTTTACTTATAAGGTTAAATTTACATCTTTAGTAATATAAAAATTAAAAGCTGTTTTAAAAAACAGCTTTTTTTATGTTATTTTTACATTAAACCGAAACAACTTTATATACGTAATTATAAGATACATTCATAACATTTAAGCCCATTCTTGAAATCATTATATAAAATTATAATCCTAACTTTTGTTTTATTAAGTTCAGTAAAACAGTACGCACAACATCAGTCTAAGATGGAAGTGGCGGTTAATCTTGAACTTAAAACGCTAAACGTAAAACAGGATATTACGTATTACAATACTTCAAACGATACTTTGGTTTCGATCGTTTTGAATGATTGGAACAATGCTTTTTCTGACAAAAACACCCCTTTAGCAAGACGTTTTTCGGATGAATTTTATCGTGGTTTTCATTTGGCTAAAGCTGCAGAAAGAGGAAATACAACTATTTTAAGTCTGGCCGATTCAAACTTTATGGCACTTGAATGGGAAAGAACGGATAAAAATCCTGATTTTATTGTTGTGAGGCTGAATCAAAAACTTCGTCCGGGCGAAAAAATTGATCTGCACATTTCTTATATTTCAAAAATTCCGAGTGATAAATTCACACATTACGGCTTTAATGAAAACGGAATGATTTTAAAAAACTGGTTTTTAACTCCTGCTCGTTTTGAAAATCATCGTTTTGAAAAATACAACAATTTTAATCTGGATGATATTGCAAATGCTACGTCTGATTTTGAAGTTGAGATAAAAATTCCAAATAATTATGCTATTTCAACTGATTTAGATTCAGTTTCAAAAGATATTTCAAACTCAGATTACAGCTCTTATTTCTTTTCAGGAAATAACCGAATCGATTTTAATCTTATCATAGAAAAGCAAAAAAACTTTAAAAGTTATGATAACGGAATCGTTGAAGTTTTATCTGATTTAAAAAACAAGAAAATTTCTGAAGTTCAAAAAGCAATCATAATCGATCGTGTTGCGATGTTTGCTAATAATTTTATAGGTTCATATCCGCATAAAAAAATTACGGTTTCGCAGGCTGATTATGAGCGAAATCCGTTTTACGGCCTCAATCAGCTTCCATCTTTTATCAGTCCGTTTTCTGATGAATTTATGTTTGAGGTTACTTTTTTTAAAACCTATCTAAACAATTATCTAAAGAATACTCTTCGCCTTGATCCTCGAAAAGACAACTGGGTTTACGATGGAATTCAGATTTATGCCATGATGAAATACATGGAAGAAAACCATCTGGATGAAAAAATGCTGGGAAGACTTTCGAAAATGAAACTCTTTAAAAGTTATAATATTACCAACCTGACTTTCAACGAACAATACAGCTATTATTATATGTTAATGGCTCGTAAAAATCTGGACCAGCCCCTGGGCGATCCAAAAAATACTTTGATAAAGTTTAACGAGCAAATTGCCAGTAAATATCGCGCGGGTTTAAGTTTAAGTTATTTAGATGATTATTTGAATCATAATATTGTTCCTGAAAGTGTAAAGCAATTTTATAATTTAAACAAATCACAGCAGACTAACCGTTATGATTTTGAAAAGATTCTAACTGAAAACAGTCCAAAAAATATTGATTGGTTCTTTAAAACCATAATCGATTCAAGGGAAATTATTGATTATAAATTTACACATGTTTCGAGAACCGCAGACAGCGTTCAGTTTTCTATTAAAAATAAAACTAACATTTATGCTCCGATTCCTGTTTACGGAATTAAGAAAAATGAAGTCGTTTTTAAGGAATGGATTGAACCAAAAAATCCAGATTCTGTTTATCATTTTGACCGAAAAAATGCTGATAAATTAGTTATAAACTACGACAATGAGGTTCCTGAGTTTAATCAGAGAAACAACTGGAAATCTTTGAAAAGCCTTGTTATTACAAACCGTCCGATAAAGTTTAATTTTGCTAAAGATTTAGAAGATCCGTATTACAATCAAATATTATACATTCCAACGCTTACGTATAATTATTATGACGGAATAACTCCGGGAATTCGTTTTCATAATAAAACCATATTAGACAAACCTTTTACCTTTGATATAAATCCGGCGTATTCTATAAAAGCGGGAACAATTTCTGGTTCATCAGCTTTTTCTTTGAACCAGTTTTACAGAAACAGCACATTATACAATGTTCGATATTCAATAAGTCAAAACTATTTTCATTATGCACCGGATGCTACTTATTTGAGATTGAATCCGATGGTTCAGCTTAGAATTCGTGAAGAAAATTTTAGGGATAATAGAAAACAGCTTATTTTGTTTCGACAAGTAATTGTAAATCGTGAAGCGAGTACTTTTATTACCGACAATTCAAAACCAAATTATTCTGTTTTTGATGCGCGTTATGTAAACACAAAAACTGAACTGGTTAACCATTTTAATTTTATGACTGATCTTCAGTTTTCTGGCGGTTTTGGAAAGGCTTCTGCCGAAGTCGAATACCGCCGATTATTTGAAAACAATCGTAAATTAAATCTGAGATTATTTGCCGGAAGTTTTATATACAATACAACAAATTCAGATTATTTTAGTTTTGGTTTAGACAAGCCAACTGATTATTTATTTGATTATAATATTTTGGGACGATCTGAAACTACGGGTCTTTTCAGCCAGCAGTTTGTAAATTCCGAAGGCGGTTTTAAGTCAAAACTGGATCCTTCTTTTGCAAATCAATGGATGACAACTTTAAATGGAAGTTATGCCTTGTGGGATTGGGTTGAAGTGTATGGAGACGTTGGTTTTTTGAAAAATAAACATCAAAGTATTTATTTTGGTTATGACAGTGGAGTACGATTAAATCTGGTTCCTGACTATTTTGAACTGTATTTTCCTATATATTCTAACAACGGGTGGGAAATTTCTCAACCAAAATACAGTGAAAAGATACGATTTGTTATCACTTTAGCACCAAAAGCATTAGTTACTCTTTTTACCCGAAAATGGTTTTAATTAAATAAATTTTAATCAAAAACATAAATTATTATCACAAAAAAGACAAAAACAATAAAAATACAATAAAAAAAATACGTAGTTTTTTGATTTTAAATACAAATAATTAAATTATATTTATTTTAAAGAATTATGATTATTGATTGTTTTTAAGTAATTTCGCTGCATCAACATGACCCTTACAAGATTATGATAACAGAAAAAAGCAATACAACTTTAACCTTTGAAGATTTCAGAACGGAAGTATTGAATGATTACAGAATTGCTGTAACCAGCAGGGAATGTAGTTTATTAGGTCGTAAAGAAGTATTAACCGGAAAGGCTAAATTTGGAATTTTTGGTGACGGAAAAGAAGTGCCACAGCTTGCCATGGCGAAAGCTTTTAAAAATGGAGATTTCCGTTCTGGTTACTATCGCGATCAGACTTTTATGATGGCGATTGGTGAATTGAATGCAAAACAATTTTTTGCAGGATTGTATGGCCATACTGACTTAGATTATGATCCAATGTCTGCCGGAAGACAAATGGGCGGACACTTTGTAACGCACAGTTTAAACGAAGACGGATCATGGAAAGATCTTACTAAACAAAAAAATTCGAGTTCAGATATATCTCCTACTGCGGGACAAATGCCAAGATTATTGGGATTGGCTCAGGCTTCTAAAATTTACAGAAACGTTAACGGAATTACCATTAAAGATAAATTTTCTGTAAACGGAGACGAAGTGGCATGGGGAACTATTGGAAATGCAAGTACTTCTGAAGGTTTGTTTTTTGAAACCATAAATGCTGCGGGAGTTTTACAAGTTCCGATGGTAATGAGTGTTTGGGATGATGAATACGGAATTTCGGTTCATGCTAAACACCAAACGACTAAAGAAAATATTTCTGAAATTTTAAAAGGATATCAACGCGATGAAGATTCTAAAGGTTATGAAATCTTTAGAGTAAAAGGCTGGGATTATGCTGAGTTAGTTTCGACTTACGAAAGAGCGGGCGCTATTGCACGCGAAGAACATATTCCGGTTTTAATTCACGTAAATGAATTAACACAACCGCAAGGTCATTCTACTTCTGGTTCACACGAACGTTACAAAAGTGCAGAAAGACTGGCTTGGGAAAGAGATTTTGACTGTATCCGCCAAATGCGTTTATGGATGATTGCGATTAATATTGCTTCTCCTGAAGAATTAGCAGAACTTGATTTTGAATTGAAAAAAGAAGTTCTTGAAGCTAAAAAAGATGCGTGGAATGATTTTATAAATCCAATAATTGAGGATCAAAAAAATCTTTTAGAATTACTGGAAAAAATTGCAGAAGCAAGCATTAATCATAAAGAAAGAATCAAAAAATATATTTCTGAATTAAGTGCTATAAAAGCACCTTTAAAGAAAGAAATTCTGGTTTATGCAAGAAAAATTCTTCGTTTTATAGAAGTTCCAAACAGTAAAGTTCTTTTATCAAACTGGATTACGAATTATATTGAAGTTACTCAGGAAAAATTCAGCAGTAACCTTCATTCAGATTCTCCTCAAAATGTATTCTCAGTAGAAAAAGTACTTCCTGTATATGCAGAAGATGCAAAACCGGATTTAGACGGAAGAATGATTCTTCGTGATAATTTCGACGCTTTGTTCAGCAAATATCCTGAAACTTTGATTTTTGGAGAAGATGTTGGAAACATCGGAGACGTAAATCAAGGTCTTGAAGGTATGCAGGAAAAATACGGAGAACTTCGTGTTGCCGATGTGGGAATTCGTGAAGCTACGATTATTGGTCAGGGAATTGGTATGGCATTGAGAGGTTTACGCCCTATTGCTGAAATTCAATATCTTGATTACTTATTGTATGCTATTCAAATCATGAGTGATGATTTGGCTACTTTACAATACAGAACTGTTGGAAAACAAAAAGCACCATTAATTATCAGAACCCGCGGGCACCGTTTAGAAGGTATCTGGCACTCTGGTTCTCCAATGGGAATGATTATAAATGCTATTCGCGGAATCCACGTTTTGGTTCCGAGAGATATGACGCAGGCTGCCGGATTCTATAACACCTTATTAGAATGCGACGAACCTGCCTTAGTAATTGAATGCTTGAACGGTTACCGTTTAAAAGAAAAAACGCCTTTAAACTTTGGTGAATTTAAAACGCCAATTGGTGTTGTTGAAACTTTAAAAGAAGGAACTGATATTACTTTAGTTTCTTACGGATCGACTTTAAGACTGGTTCAGCAGGCTGCTAATGAATTATTAGATTTAGGAATTGACTGTGAAGTTATTGATATTCAGTCTTTACTTCCTTTCGATGTGAATAAAGACATTGTAAAAAGTATTGCTAAAACAAACCGTTTGTTAGTAATTGATGAGGATGTTCCGGGCGGAGCTTCTGCGTTTATTTTACAGCAGATTCTGGAAGAGCAGGATGCTTACAAATATCTTGACAGCAAACCGCAGACTCTTGCTGCAAAAGCCCACAGACCTGCATACGGAACTGATGGTGATTATTTCTCTAAACCTTCTGCCGAAGATATTTTCGAGAAAGTTTACAGCATGATGAATGAAGTTAATCCTTCTAAATTCCCAGCTTTGTACTAAGAATTTAGAATATTTCAAATAAATAAAAAGCTCCAAATTAATTTTGGGGCTTTTTTTATACCTTAAAATCAATGCAAATTGGTTAATAATAACCATCAAAAAGCAATGGTATTTTAACAAGATAAAGTAGAATAAATATTATTTTAGTCGCACCTAATTAAACCAAAAACAATCTATTCTACATTATGAAAACAAGTAAAATACTCCTTATTCTACTTTTATTAGCATTAAATATTCAAAAAGGAAAAGCACAAACATCCGAAATTGTTGATACTGAAGAACGATTAAGAGGAACATACGATGCTGTTGAACCTATCCAATCGTATAGAAATAAAGAAAAAGATTCTAACTATTATTTACTTCTTGCTAAACGCTATTTAGAAACTACCAAAAATCCTTATAAGTATAAAAATGCATTAATAAATCTTCGTAATTCTTTACTATTGGACAAGAACAACAGTGAAGCTTTTCAACTTCAGTCTGCAGTTAATTATGAATGTGCAATAGAATCCTTAAACCGCGGAGAAACAGAACTAAAAAATAGAGACTGGTCTGAAGGTTATTATTTTTATTATGCATTAGAACATTTCTCAAATGCATACCTCAATGGATATAAAAAAGAGGAAGTGATCGCCTATACAGAAAAAATTAATGAGATCGGCAAAAATTCAAAAGAGAAATACAAAGAATTTAATAAATCTAATTTATACAAAATCTCTACTGCTTATCAGGAAAAAAATACTTTTAGCTACGACAGCATAGCAAGGGTTTACAAGGAAAAAAAAGCTGATCCGAATACTGATAAAAATGAACTTCTGAATATTCTGAAAAAACGAGAAGAATATGCTGAATATTATTTTTATAACAATAAAGTTGAGTATGGCATTCTCAAAAAAACAAAAATAGATGAAGCAAAATTAAGAATAGAAATGGGCGATACCGAAAATGCCTGTTCGTTATTGTATCATACAGATCTTCTTTATTTTCATGAAAACAATTATGGCGGAAATGCCTGCAAAATATGGTATCAGAAATATTCTAAAGCAGAAGAAATTAAATTTGCTCAGGCAAGAAAAGAAGCAACAAAGAAATGGTATACAGAGCATCCGAATATTATAAAACTGCGTTCTCTTATAGGGCAAAATGATGAAGTTGTAAAAAGCTATCTTGGAGTTCCAATTGCTCAAAACTTCAAAATGAATGTTGGTCAAGGTTATAATGTACAACAATATTCGGCAAGCAGATACAAAACCAAAAACGGTACTTATGAAATAGCTTTCAAAAACAGTGAAGTTACCCGTATTCAGTTTTTCCCGATAATTTTAATCAAATTTGATACGATGGCTTTTAGCCGCAACGAATCTCGTTTTGATGCAGAAGTAACAAACAGACCAGTTTCTTGTTTTGCATCATTCAATGATGGTTTTTCTGGAAAAACAAAGATATTTTCTGTTGATTACACTTGCGAAAACTTTATTGCCAGCACGCAGTATTATGGTGCAAATGGCAAAGTTACTTCGGTTGTAGTCTATTAGTTTTATTTCTTTTGATAAAAAAAGCTCCAACATTTTGGAGCTTTTTTTATGATTTTATACAATCTTATTTAATTAAATATCCCTCAGCATCGCTCTCGCTTTTTCTAAATCTTCTGCCGTATCAATGCCAATTCCAACATGAGTTGTTTCGACCATTTTAATACGTTTTCCGAACTCTAAATAACGTAATTGTTCGAGTTTCTCAGAAGCTTCTAAAGATTTCATCGGAAGGCTGTAAAAGTCTAATAAAGCCTGTTTTCTGAAAGCATAAATTCCAATGTGCTGAAAATAACGAACTCCTACATTTTGCTCTCTTGGATACGGAATTACCGAACGGGAAAAATACAAAGCAAACTGCGATTGATCTACCACCACTTTTACATTATTCGGATTATTGATTTCGTCTTCATTTGTAATTTCACGCATTAACGAAGCCAAATCAATCTTTTTATCGGGATCGTTTTTAAAAACAGATAAAACCTGAGCTAAAGGTTCTGCTTCAGTAAAAGGTTCATCACCCTGAACATTCACAACAATATCAACATCAAGATCTGCGATAGCTTCTGCAATTCGGTCGCTTCCTGATTCATGCTCTTTAATGCTCATTATCGCTTTTCCGCCATTCGAAACAATTTCATCAAAAATCAAATCCGAATCAGTCACAACAAAAACATCGTCGAATAATTTTGTAGAAACCGCAGCTTCATACGTTCTTAAAATTACTGTTTTGCCTCCCAGATCCTGCATTAGTTTTGCAGGAAAACGTGTTGAAGCATATCGTGCCGGAATTACCGCTATTATTTTCATTTTTATATTTTACTGAGTTTAAAAAACTCAAAATTTAGTAATTTAATTTTCACTGTTTTTAAGTGTTTGCAAATATGCAAAAATTACTTTTAAATTTTCTGTTTTTCTATTTCTGTAAAGGACGGAAATCGTATTCAGGAATTTTCTATTTACCATCAATTACCAACTTTCTTGTCTTATTATTAAGATAAAAAATTAAACCAAAACTGTAACACGAAGGTAAGTTGCGGGAATTAATGTAGAATTTGCGTCATTACTTTTGTTTTGACTATTAACTAACTCTTCAAGTTTAGCATACAAATCCGAAGTTTTCCCATTTTGTTCAGCAGCTTCAAAAGCATTCATAGTTGGACCATAGTATGTTTTTAATCGATTTAGCCACTCTGAAGCAGGGAATGCTGCTTTAAATGTAAAGGTATCTCTCTCAAAAG
The sequence above is a segment of the Flavobacterium sp. genome. Coding sequences within it:
- the kdsB gene encoding 3-deoxy-manno-octulosonate cytidylyltransferase; translation: MKIIAVIPARYASTRFPAKLMQDLGGKTVILRTYEAAVSTKLFDDVFVVTDSDLIFDEIVSNGGKAIMSIKEHESGSDRIAEAIADLDVDIVVNVQGDEPFTEAEPLAQVLSVFKNDPDKKIDLASLMREITNEDEINNPNNVKVVVDQSQFALYFSRSVIPYPREQNVGVRYFQHIGIYAFRKQALLDFYSLPMKSLEASEKLEQLRYLEFGKRIKMVETTHVGIGIDTAEDLEKARAMLRDI
- a CDS encoding aminopeptidase, with translation MEVAVNLELKTLNVKQDITYYNTSNDTLVSIVLNDWNNAFSDKNTPLARRFSDEFYRGFHLAKAAERGNTTILSLADSNFMALEWERTDKNPDFIVVRLNQKLRPGEKIDLHISYISKIPSDKFTHYGFNENGMILKNWFLTPARFENHRFEKYNNFNLDDIANATSDFEVEIKIPNNYAISTDLDSVSKDISNSDYSSYFFSGNNRIDFNLIIEKQKNFKSYDNGIVEVLSDLKNKKISEVQKAIIIDRVAMFANNFIGSYPHKKITVSQADYERNPFYGLNQLPSFISPFSDEFMFEVTFFKTYLNNYLKNTLRLDPRKDNWVYDGIQIYAMMKYMEENHLDEKMLGRLSKMKLFKSYNITNLTFNEQYSYYYMLMARKNLDQPLGDPKNTLIKFNEQIASKYRAGLSLSYLDDYLNHNIVPESVKQFYNLNKSQQTNRYDFEKILTENSPKNIDWFFKTIIDSREIIDYKFTHVSRTADSVQFSIKNKTNIYAPIPVYGIKKNEVVFKEWIEPKNPDSVYHFDRKNADKLVINYDNEVPEFNQRNNWKSLKSLVITNRPIKFNFAKDLEDPYYNQILYIPTLTYNYYDGITPGIRFHNKTILDKPFTFDINPAYSIKAGTISGSSAFSLNQFYRNSTLYNVRYSISQNYFHYAPDATYLRLNPMVQLRIREENFRDNRKQLILFRQVIVNREASTFITDNSKPNYSVFDARYVNTKTELVNHFNFMTDLQFSGGFGKASAEVEYRRLFENNRKLNLRLFAGSFIYNTTNSDYFSFGLDKPTDYLFDYNILGRSETTGLFSQQFVNSEGGFKSKLDPSFANQWMTTLNGSYALWDWVEVYGDVGFLKNKHQSIYFGYDSGVRLNLVPDYFELYFPIYSNNGWEISQPKYSEKIRFVITLAPKALVTLFTRKWF
- a CDS encoding thiamine pyrophosphate-dependent enzyme, which gives rise to MITEKSNTTLTFEDFRTEVLNDYRIAVTSRECSLLGRKEVLTGKAKFGIFGDGKEVPQLAMAKAFKNGDFRSGYYRDQTFMMAIGELNAKQFFAGLYGHTDLDYDPMSAGRQMGGHFVTHSLNEDGSWKDLTKQKNSSSDISPTAGQMPRLLGLAQASKIYRNVNGITIKDKFSVNGDEVAWGTIGNASTSEGLFFETINAAGVLQVPMVMSVWDDEYGISVHAKHQTTKENISEILKGYQRDEDSKGYEIFRVKGWDYAELVSTYERAGAIAREEHIPVLIHVNELTQPQGHSTSGSHERYKSAERLAWERDFDCIRQMRLWMIAINIASPEELAELDFELKKEVLEAKKDAWNDFINPIIEDQKNLLELLEKIAEASINHKERIKKYISELSAIKAPLKKEILVYARKILRFIEVPNSKVLLSNWITNYIEVTQEKFSSNLHSDSPQNVFSVEKVLPVYAEDAKPDLDGRMILRDNFDALFSKYPETLIFGEDVGNIGDVNQGLEGMQEKYGELRVADVGIREATIIGQGIGMALRGLRPIAEIQYLDYLLYAIQIMSDDLATLQYRTVGKQKAPLIIRTRGHRLEGIWHSGSPMGMIINAIRGIHVLVPRDMTQAAGFYNTLLECDEPALVIECLNGYRLKEKTPLNFGEFKTPIGVVETLKEGTDITLVSYGSTLRLVQQAANELLDLGIDCEVIDIQSLLPFDVNKDIVKSIAKTNRLLVIDEDVPGGASAFILQQILEEQDAYKYLDSKPQTLAAKAHRPAYGTDGDYFSKPSAEDIFEKVYSMMNEVNPSKFPALY